A genomic region of Nostoc sp. UHCC 0702 contains the following coding sequences:
- a CDS encoding branched-chain amino acid ABC transporter permease, producing MNISIFLQQLLNGLSIGSVYAIFALGYTLVYSILGIINLAHGAIFTLGAYFTYALMGGTFGFNGLLANLTLPIQLPFAIALILGSSLAGLVGIAIERIAFQPLRRQGSDPLLTVVSSLGVAVVIVNLIQYLVGAESYTFPADTYGNLPPAINFGSEEKQIPIRTVQIVIFSVSVVFVSIITYFINRTKYGKAMQAIAEDPTTASLLGINSDRFIVLTFFISSFLAGVAGTLVASSVSIAGPYFGIAFGLRGLAVIVLGGLGSIPGAVLGGLLIGLVEAFVPGEYSGYKDAVAFGILFIMLLVRPQGLLGRRFIQKV from the coding sequence ATGAATATTAGTATTTTTTTGCAACAATTGCTGAACGGTCTATCTATTGGTAGCGTCTATGCAATATTTGCTTTGGGTTATACCTTGGTTTATTCCATTTTAGGCATCATTAATTTAGCACATGGTGCAATTTTTACCCTAGGTGCATATTTCACTTATGCACTTATGGGTGGTACTTTTGGATTTAACGGTTTGTTAGCTAATTTAACGTTGCCTATACAATTACCGTTTGCTATAGCTTTAATTTTAGGAAGCAGTCTAGCAGGTTTAGTTGGCATAGCAATAGAACGTATTGCCTTTCAACCTTTACGCCGTCAAGGTTCAGACCCCTTGCTAACAGTTGTTTCCAGCTTGGGGGTTGCAGTGGTAATTGTTAATTTGATCCAGTATTTAGTAGGGGCAGAAAGTTATACATTTCCCGCAGACACTTACGGTAATTTACCACCTGCGATTAACTTTGGTAGTGAAGAAAAACAAATTCCTATCCGCACGGTACAGATAGTAATTTTTTCTGTTTCAGTTGTGTTTGTGTCAATAATTACCTACTTTATTAATCGTACTAAATATGGTAAAGCCATGCAGGCGATCGCAGAAGACCCCACTACTGCCAGTTTATTAGGAATTAACAGCGATCGCTTTATTGTTTTAACTTTCTTCATCAGCAGTTTTTTAGCAGGAGTGGCGGGTACTTTAGTCGCCTCTAGTGTTAGTATTGCTGGCCCGTATTTCGGTATTGCTTTTGGTTTGCGGGGTTTAGCGGTAATTGTCTTAGGAGGTTTAGGTAGTATTCCTGGTGCAGTGTTGGGAGGTTTGCTAATTGGATTAGTTGAAGCATTTGTTCCTGGGGAATATTCTGGTTATAAAGACGCTGTAGCCTTTGGAATTTTGTTTATCATGCTATTAGTAAGACCCCAAGGTTTACTAGGGCGTAGATTTATTCAGAAAGTTTAA
- a CDS encoding ABC transporter ATP-binding protein: MSNINPTFEKNIVLEAKSLTRRFGGLIAVNNVSFAVNKHEIFGLIGPNGAGKTTLFNLITGMIPPSSGELLYQGEEISRLRPHQIAALGIARTFQNIRLFGELSALENVIVARHLHIKSSIIQGVLGLPPAPKEEYKSRRKALELLHLMGLRERTEEKAKNFAYGDQRRLEIARALALEPQILLLDEPAAGMNPNEKQQLSEFIRNLRDRFNLTIILIEHHVPLVMGLCDRIAVLDFGQLIALGEPAVVKNNPAVIEAYLGNE; the protein is encoded by the coding sequence ATGTCGAATATTAACCCAACATTTGAAAAGAATATTGTTTTAGAAGCAAAATCATTAACTCGCCGATTTGGAGGGTTAATAGCAGTAAATAATGTATCTTTTGCAGTCAATAAACATGAAATTTTTGGGCTGATTGGCCCTAACGGTGCTGGCAAAACAACGCTTTTTAATTTAATTACAGGAATGATTCCACCTTCTAGTGGAGAATTACTTTATCAAGGTGAAGAAATTTCTCGGTTGCGTCCCCATCAAATTGCAGCTTTAGGTATCGCCCGCACTTTTCAAAATATCCGCTTATTCGGTGAATTATCAGCTTTAGAAAATGTCATCGTCGCCCGACATTTGCACATTAAAAGTAGCATAATTCAAGGAGTTTTAGGCTTACCACCAGCCCCAAAAGAAGAATATAAAAGTAGACGGAAAGCTTTAGAATTATTGCATTTAATGGGTTTGAGAGAACGTACTGAAGAAAAAGCCAAAAACTTTGCTTATGGCGACCAACGTCGCTTAGAAATTGCCCGTGCTTTGGCTTTAGAACCACAAATCTTACTTCTCGATGAACCTGCTGCGGGGATGAACCCGAACGAAAAACAACAACTTAGTGAATTTATTCGCAATCTCCGCGATCGCTTCAACTTGACTATCATCCTGATTGAACATCATGTACCATTGGTTATGGGATTGTGTGATCGCATTGCTGTTTTAGATTTTGGTCAATTGATTGCTTTGGGCGAACCAGCTGTTGTGAAAAATAATCCGGCTGTAATTGAAGCTTATTTGGGGAATGAATAA
- a CDS encoding DUF433 domain-containing protein, with product MQQISTEYIAIDPDYCSGKPRILGTRMPVATIAQMYLQMGESLEDIASEYHLSKAAVYAAMAYYYDHQQEIDHHTAESQALVEQMRQNSPTSPLQERLRTIWGE from the coding sequence ATCCAACAAATCAGTACAGAATATATTGCCATAGATCCTGATTATTGTAGTGGTAAACCTCGCATTCTTGGAACTAGAATGCCTGTAGCTACTATTGCTCAAATGTATTTGCAGATGGGTGAATCTTTAGAAGATATAGCTTCTGAATATCATTTATCTAAAGCAGCAGTTTATGCTGCAATGGCATACTATTATGATCATCAACAAGAAATTGATCACCATACAGCAGAAAGTCAGGCTTTAGTTGAACAAATGAGGCAAAATAGTCCGACTTCTCCTTTACAAGAAAGGTTGAGGACTATTTGGGGTGAGTAG
- a CDS encoding branched-chain amino acid ABC transporter permease, which translates to MAEFFSTYGSLIISMVLGALLGLSLYLPLMTGQLSLASPGFYALGGYTAAILSTKFFTSSTGLFPLHLLLAEMVIAGAISGFLGVAVGILALRLRGIYLAIATIAFVEVLRVLSLNLDITGGAVGIFGIPQPFQTQIEYLWIALPLLIVTMVLIYRLERIRVGRAFTAIREDELAAGAMGIDPTYYKVLAFTLGAILAGVVGAISAHFLNTWNARQGTFDASIIYLTFVLIGGSRTFLGSVIGGMVFTALPEILRGLADTGGLPTWLAQFLRDGRLIIFGLLIVVGTIFFPQGLVTPDVFKIGKMLKKKSQ; encoded by the coding sequence ATGGCTGAATTTTTCTCTACTTATGGATCGTTAATTATCTCTATGGTCTTAGGTGCGTTACTAGGGCTATCACTTTATTTACCATTGATGACAGGACAGCTATCTTTAGCCAGCCCTGGATTTTATGCTTTAGGTGGTTATACTGCTGCGATTTTATCAACAAAATTTTTTACATCAAGCACTGGTTTATTTCCGCTTCATTTATTGTTAGCGGAAATGGTAATTGCTGGTGCAATTTCTGGTTTTTTGGGTGTAGCTGTAGGAATTTTAGCATTAAGATTGCGAGGAATTTATTTAGCGATCGCTACAATTGCTTTTGTAGAAGTTTTACGAGTCCTCTCCCTTAACCTGGACATTACAGGCGGGGCTGTAGGAATTTTTGGTATTCCCCAACCCTTCCAAACACAAATTGAATACTTATGGATTGCCTTGCCATTACTAATAGTTACTATGGTGTTAATCTACCGTTTAGAACGCATTCGTGTAGGTAGGGCATTTACAGCTATTCGTGAAGATGAATTAGCTGCGGGAGCAATGGGAATTGATCCAACTTACTATAAAGTTTTAGCATTTACTCTAGGGGCTATTCTCGCAGGTGTTGTAGGTGCAATTAGCGCTCATTTTCTCAATACTTGGAACGCCCGCCAAGGTACTTTTGATGCTAGTATTATCTACTTAACTTTTGTGTTAATTGGCGGTTCAAGAACTTTTTTAGGTTCTGTTATAGGTGGTATGGTATTTACAGCCTTGCCAGAAATTTTACGAGGGCTAGCAGATACAGGCGGTTTACCCACTTGGCTAGCGCAATTTTTGCGTGATGGGCGATTAATTATTTTTGGCTTACTCATAGTTGTAGGAACAATTTTTTTCCCTCAAGGTTTGGTAACTCCAGATGTATTTAAAATAGGTAAAATGCTCAAGAAAAAAAGTCAATAA
- a CDS encoding ABC transporter substrate-binding protein: MKNTFTRTTALLSTCALLLTACGGGSNTSTNTNNSSNNTATNTTATTGTSGAIPIGIAVAQTSNVALLGQEQVAGVKIAEKYFNDKGGINGTPIKLVFQDTAGDEAGTINAFQTLINKDKVVGIVGPTLSQQAFSADPVAERSKVPVIGPSNTANKIPEIGDYIARVSAPVSIVAPNSVKAALKQNPNIKKVAVFYAQNDAFSKSETEIFQKTVKDQGLELVTVQKFQTSDTDFQSQATNAINLKPDLVIISGLAADGGNLVRQLRELGYKGLIVGGNGLNTSNILPVCKALCDGVLIAQAYSPEQPGEINAAFRKAYTDQYKKEPPQFSAQAFAAVQVYVEALQALDKKSKVSKLQLPQLRTELNKQLLTGKYSTPLGEISFTPVGEVVQKEFYVAQIKMEKNGSQGKFAFIK, from the coding sequence ATGAAAAACACTTTTACTCGTACAACAGCATTATTATCTACTTGCGCTTTACTGCTAACAGCTTGTGGTGGTGGCTCTAACACCAGCACAAATACAAATAACAGTTCTAATAATACTGCGACTAATACCACAGCAACGACAGGAACATCGGGCGCTATTCCCATTGGTATTGCTGTTGCACAAACTAGCAACGTGGCTCTACTTGGACAAGAACAAGTTGCTGGTGTCAAAATTGCGGAGAAGTATTTCAATGATAAAGGTGGTATCAACGGTACTCCAATTAAATTGGTTTTTCAAGATACTGCCGGTGATGAAGCTGGAACAATTAACGCTTTTCAAACCTTAATTAATAAGGATAAAGTAGTCGGTATTGTAGGGCCAACTTTGTCACAACAAGCTTTTAGTGCCGACCCTGTGGCTGAACGTTCCAAAGTACCAGTTATTGGGCCATCAAATACAGCAAACAAAATACCAGAAATAGGTGATTATATTGCTCGTGTGTCTGCACCAGTTTCTATAGTTGCGCCTAACTCAGTGAAAGCTGCATTGAAACAGAATCCTAACATTAAAAAAGTTGCTGTTTTCTATGCTCAAAATGATGCTTTTAGCAAGTCTGAGACTGAGATTTTTCAGAAAACAGTTAAGGATCAAGGTTTAGAGTTAGTCACAGTACAAAAATTTCAAACCAGTGATACAGATTTTCAAAGCCAAGCTACTAATGCAATTAATCTTAAACCAGATTTGGTGATTATTTCTGGTTTGGCTGCTGATGGTGGGAACTTAGTGCGGCAACTGCGAGAGTTAGGTTATAAAGGTTTAATTGTTGGTGGTAATGGTTTAAATACATCAAATATATTACCTGTTTGTAAGGCATTGTGTGATGGTGTGTTAATTGCTCAAGCTTACAGTCCAGAACAACCAGGTGAAATTAATGCTGCATTTCGCAAAGCTTATACTGACCAATATAAGAAAGAACCACCTCAATTTAGCGCTCAAGCTTTTGCAGCAGTACAAGTATATGTGGAAGCTTTGCAAGCGTTGGATAAAAAGAGCAAAGTCAGCAAATTACAATTGCCACAATTACGAACAGAATTAAACAAACAACTACTAACTGGAAAATACAGCACGCCTTTAGGTGAAATTTCTTTTACACCAGTTGGTGAAGTTGTGCAAAAAGAATTTTACGTAGCCCAAATCAAGATGGAAAAAAACGGAAGCCAGGGCAAATTCGCTTTTATCAAATAG
- a CDS encoding Uma2 family endonuclease: MTITTKQKLTFEQFLEQCPEEGFYELVDGEIVEVRSTRNHDDVANFLLFSFNDEIRRLNLNYVVNNTAVFRTKTAQGIEQGRKPDVSVIDKDVWRSNRSAYSALEEPIQLAVEVTSTNWEDDYIDKLDEYQRLGITEYWIVDYLAIGLRDYLGNPKVPSVFVFLLNADGKYQRTQFRGSERIGSQTFPELTLTAEQILTA; this comes from the coding sequence ATGACAATCACTACAAAACAAAAATTAACCTTTGAGCAGTTCCTTGAACAGTGTCCAGAAGAAGGTTTCTATGAACTTGTCGATGGAGAAATTGTAGAAGTGCGTTCAACAAGAAATCATGATGATGTCGCCAATTTTCTGCTGTTTTCTTTTAATGATGAAATCAGACGATTAAATTTAAATTATGTAGTTAATAACACAGCAGTATTTAGAACTAAAACTGCTCAAGGAATAGAACAAGGACGCAAGCCTGATGTTAGTGTCATAGATAAAGATGTATGGCGCTCAAATCGTTCTGCATACTCTGCACTTGAAGAACCCATCCAATTAGCTGTAGAAGTGACATCAACTAATTGGGAAGATGACTACATTGATAAATTAGATGAATATCAACGCTTAGGTATTACAGAGTATTGGATTGTCGATTACTTAGCAATTGGACTGAGAGATTATTTAGGTAATCCCAAAGTTCCCTCTGTGTTTGTTTTTCTATTAAATGCTGATGGGAAATACCAGCGTACACAGTTTAGAGGTTCAGAACGGATTGGATCGCAAACTTTTCCTGAACTAACATTGACAGCCGAGCAAATATTAACAGCTTGA
- a CDS encoding type II toxin-antitoxin system Phd/YefM family antitoxin has protein sequence MTKVQVSQAQEKFSELLAIVEAGQERIVIESEGQVIAAVISYADLKRLEALEDARDVADFPGAITESNGESYSLEEVINDYNELYGTNFTIENILNG, from the coding sequence ATGACAAAAGTGCAAGTATCTCAAGCACAAGAAAAGTTTTCCGAACTTCTTGCTATTGTAGAAGCAGGACAGGAACGTATTGTTATTGAATCAGAAGGACAGGTTATTGCAGCAGTTATCAGCTATGCTGACTTAAAGCGATTGGAAGCGTTGGAAGATGCTAGAGATGTTGCAGATTTCCCAGGTGCAATCACTGAGAGTAATGGTGAATCTTACTCACTAGAAGAAGTGATTAATGATTATAACGAACTTTATGGTACTAATTTCACAATAGAAAATATTTTGAATGGCTAA
- a CDS encoding DUF5615 family PIN-like protein produces the protein MSSRIRFHLDEQVKLVIARELRRYGIDVTTTVEVGLRSQSDKAQLDFICQEQRVLFTQDDDFLRIASCTINHPGIAYCKQGTRSVGQMIEGLVLIYEIYTPQEMVGRVEYL, from the coding sequence GTGAGTAGTCGGATTCGTTTTCATTTAGATGAACAAGTAAAATTGGTTATTGCTCGTGAATTGCGTCGTTATGGGATTGATGTGACGACAACCGTTGAAGTCGGGTTACGCAGTCAAAGTGATAAAGCACAATTAGATTTTATTTGTCAAGAACAACGAGTGCTTTTTACTCAGGATGATGATTTTCTTAGAATTGCAAGTTGTACTATTAATCATCCTGGTATTGCTTACTGTAAACAAGGAACTCGTTCTGTTGGACAGATGATTGAAGGTTTGGTTCTCATTTATGAAATTTATACCCCACAGGAAATGGTAGGGCGTGTTGAGTATCTATGA